One region of Pygocentrus nattereri isolate fPygNat1 chromosome 14, fPygNat1.pri, whole genome shotgun sequence genomic DNA includes:
- the pdgfbb gene encoding uncharacterized protein pdgfbb isoform X2, protein MEVTRSMLDRSNANFLLWPPCVEVQRCSGCCNTKSLKCVPVLTHTRYLQVMKIQYANKRPVYDKAIVSVNDHVECRCQPAPRPAPRRKSPAHKQEARDRAGKPRYKDELHRRDELKHNQRLRLEDLLEPSWLPREKHSEPAGFLPSDGQEIFFGHDGRTHNKTHHSGHRGHYHGDGRKHNGSSNGTRAGSTEILTIPLPNHTETEETERSLTLLNATGQKEQFHKDRVELEMQKNTTISDHSLISQAYKKGYSLTELASQIPLHESDLSSQVQRNESHSHVYVNQTHNAPSVRHSNQTYKVTPKPAEEKRGDVFSPAEEPSERVKGNETPELERTQKATEEKKSSSSLVMEKQALEEEKEELLLLHKLLDEQKHKHLLKTQKLSEQDDQKQHHKHQHTYTTTQRTETTSSAPVKVSPPHKHTQKPSQPPRPPPQPLKKRRKLRSRISKAAMRAILM, encoded by the exons ATGGAGGTCACCCGCTCCATGCTGGACCGCAGCAATGCTAACTTCCTACTGTGGCCGCCATGTGTGGAGGTACAGAGATGCTCCGGATGCTGCAACACGAAGAGTCTGAAATGTGTGCCAGTACTTACTCACACGCGTTACCTACAG GTAATGAAGATCCAGTATGCGAATAAGCGTCCAGTTTATGATAAAGCCATTGTCTCAGTAAACGATCACGTAGAATGCCGCTGCCAGCCTGCTCCTCGCCCTGCCCCCCGCAGGAAATCTCCTGCCCACAAACAGGAAGCAAGAGATCGCGCAGGTAAACCACGCTATAAAGATGAACTCCACCGCCGAGATGAACTGAAACACAATCAGAGGCTCCGGCTGGAGGACCTGCTTGAGCCTAGCTGGTTGCCCAGGGAGAAGCACTCTGAGCCTGCTGGATTTCTTCCTTCAGATGGCCAAGAGATATTCTTTGGACATGATGGCAGGACCCATAATAAGACACACCATAGTGGACACAGAGGTCATTATCATGGAGATGGGAGGAAGCATAATGGCAGTTCCAATGGCACAAGAGCAGGGTCTACAGAGATACTGACCATTCCCTTACCCAATCACACAGAGacggaagagacagagagaagtttAACACTACTTAATGCTACAGGACAGAAAGAGCAGTTTCATAAGGACAGAGTAGAATTAGAGATGCAGAAGAATACTACAATATCTGACCACAGCCTAATCAGTCAGGCATATAAAAAGGGATATAGCCTGACTGAATTAGCCAGTCAGATCCCACTGCATGAGTCTGACTTAAGCAGTCAAGTACAAAGGAACGAGTCTCATTCTCACGTATATGTCAATCAGACGCACAATGCACCATCTGTAAGGCACAGCAATCAGACATACAAGGTCACTCCTAAGCCTGCAGAAGAGAAACGAGGGGATGTATTTAGTCCAGCAGAAGAGCCTAGTGAAAGGGTGAAAGGAAATGAGACACCAGAGTTGGAGAGGACACAAAAAGcgacagaagaaaagaagagcagCTCCTCTCTGGTTATGGAGAAACAAGCTttagaggaggagaaagaggagctgctgctcctccataaactccttgatgaacaaaagcaCAAGCATCTCCTGAAAACACAAAAGCTCAGTGAACAAGATGACCAGAAACAGCACCACAAGCATCAGCACACCTACACAACTACACAACGTACAG AAACCACATCATCTGCACCAGTTAAAGTGTCTCCTCCCCATAAACACACCCAAAAACCTTCTCAACCCCCTCGTCCACCTCCTCAACCCCTCAAGAAGCGAAGAAAACTCCGCAGTCGCATCAGCAAGGCTGCCATGAGAGCCATACTCATGTAG
- the pdgfbb gene encoding uncharacterized protein pdgfbb isoform X1, whose translation MSARVWLLAALAACALCGSTERDPLPAPLADLVKSGSISSSEELQLLLLSDSVDDDQESSHANNTNNRLPRSLLDAQPAQQALCKVRTEVMEVTRSMLDRSNANFLLWPPCVEVQRCSGCCNTKSLKCVPVLTHTRYLQVMKIQYANKRPVYDKAIVSVNDHVECRCQPAPRPAPRRKSPAHKQEARDRAGKPRYKDELHRRDELKHNQRLRLEDLLEPSWLPREKHSEPAGFLPSDGQEIFFGHDGRTHNKTHHSGHRGHYHGDGRKHNGSSNGTRAGSTEILTIPLPNHTETEETERSLTLLNATGQKEQFHKDRVELEMQKNTTISDHSLISQAYKKGYSLTELASQIPLHESDLSSQVQRNESHSHVYVNQTHNAPSVRHSNQTYKVTPKPAEEKRGDVFSPAEEPSERVKGNETPELERTQKATEEKKSSSSLVMEKQALEEEKEELLLLHKLLDEQKHKHLLKTQKLSEQDDQKQHHKHQHTYTTTQRTETTSSAPVKVSPPHKHTQKPSQPPRPPPQPLKKRRKLRSRISKAAMRAILM comes from the exons ATGATGATCAAGAGAGTTCCCATGCCAACAATACCAACAATCGGCTGCCAAGGAGTCTTCTGG ATGCTCAGCCAGCGCAGCAGGCCCTGTGTAAGGTGAGGACAGAGGTCATGGAGGTCACCCGCTCCATGCTGGACCGCAGCAATGCTAACTTCCTACTGTGGCCGCCATGTGTGGAGGTACAGAGATGCTCCGGATGCTGCAACACGAAGAGTCTGAAATGTGTGCCAGTACTTACTCACACGCGTTACCTACAG GTAATGAAGATCCAGTATGCGAATAAGCGTCCAGTTTATGATAAAGCCATTGTCTCAGTAAACGATCACGTAGAATGCCGCTGCCAGCCTGCTCCTCGCCCTGCCCCCCGCAGGAAATCTCCTGCCCACAAACAGGAAGCAAGAGATCGCGCAGGTAAACCACGCTATAAAGATGAACTCCACCGCCGAGATGAACTGAAACACAATCAGAGGCTCCGGCTGGAGGACCTGCTTGAGCCTAGCTGGTTGCCCAGGGAGAAGCACTCTGAGCCTGCTGGATTTCTTCCTTCAGATGGCCAAGAGATATTCTTTGGACATGATGGCAGGACCCATAATAAGACACACCATAGTGGACACAGAGGTCATTATCATGGAGATGGGAGGAAGCATAATGGCAGTTCCAATGGCACAAGAGCAGGGTCTACAGAGATACTGACCATTCCCTTACCCAATCACACAGAGacggaagagacagagagaagtttAACACTACTTAATGCTACAGGACAGAAAGAGCAGTTTCATAAGGACAGAGTAGAATTAGAGATGCAGAAGAATACTACAATATCTGACCACAGCCTAATCAGTCAGGCATATAAAAAGGGATATAGCCTGACTGAATTAGCCAGTCAGATCCCACTGCATGAGTCTGACTTAAGCAGTCAAGTACAAAGGAACGAGTCTCATTCTCACGTATATGTCAATCAGACGCACAATGCACCATCTGTAAGGCACAGCAATCAGACATACAAGGTCACTCCTAAGCCTGCAGAAGAGAAACGAGGGGATGTATTTAGTCCAGCAGAAGAGCCTAGTGAAAGGGTGAAAGGAAATGAGACACCAGAGTTGGAGAGGACACAAAAAGcgacagaagaaaagaagagcagCTCCTCTCTGGTTATGGAGAAACAAGCTttagaggaggagaaagaggagctgctgctcctccataaactccttgatgaacaaaagcaCAAGCATCTCCTGAAAACACAAAAGCTCAGTGAACAAGATGACCAGAAACAGCACCACAAGCATCAGCACACCTACACAACTACACAACGTACAG AAACCACATCATCTGCACCAGTTAAAGTGTCTCCTCCCCATAAACACACCCAAAAACCTTCTCAACCCCCTCGTCCACCTCCTCAACCCCTCAAGAAGCGAAGAAAACTCCGCAGTCGCATCAGCAAGGCTGCCATGAGAGCCATACTCATGTAG